In Parabacteroides timonensis, the genomic stretch GACTGCCGGATTTATACTGGAAGAAGGATTCCTGCTGGCCGACCTACAACGCATCGTACAATCCATGCGCCGTGCTGCCGATAAAGCCGGTGTACAAATCGTAGCAGGCGATACCAAAGTTGTCGAACGAGGTAAATGTGATAAACTCTTTATCAATACCAGTGGCATCGGAGTCGTGCCCGAAGGGATCCGTATCGCTCCCGATCGTGTTCAACCGGGTGATGTAGTCATTTGTAGCGGAGCAATCGGAGCACATGGCATCACCATTCTTTCCGCTCGCGAAAGCCTCGGATTTGAAACAAACCTGAAAAGTGATACAGTTTCGTTAAACAATATGCTTTCTCAGTTGTTAAAAATTATAGAGGAAGTCCATGTCCTGCGTGATCCGACACGAGGAGGAGTAAGCGGAACATTGAACGAGATAGCAAAAACAGCCAACGTGGAAATCGTACTGGATGAAGCAGCCCTCCCGATCCCCGACGCCGTGAAAGGAGCTTCGGAAATATTGGGACTTGATCCGCTTTACGTAGCCAACGAAGGACTGGTATTAGTTATCCTGCCGGAAGCCCGGGCACAGGAAGCACTTGCGATCATGAACAACTTCCCGGAAGGAAGGGACGCTACGATCATCGGCCGTGTAACC encodes the following:
- the hypE gene encoding hydrogenase expression/formation protein HypE, with the protein product MKNEDFSCPIPFSDSDCVLMAHGGGGRMTHQLISNIFYPAFRNPLLEQDHDGCVFPVREGRMACSTDSFVVDPIFFPGGDIGDLAVNGTVNDLACCGARPLYLTAGFILEEGFLLADLQRIVQSMRRAADKAGVQIVAGDTKVVERGKCDKLFINTSGIGVVPEGIRIAPDRVQPGDVVICSGAIGAHGITILSARESLGFETNLKSDTVSLNNMLSQLLKIIEEVHVLRDPTRGGVSGTLNEIAKTANVEIVLDEAALPIPDAVKGASEILGLDPLYVANEGLVLVILPEARAQEALAIMNNFPEGRDATIIGRVTAKGNAIVKMKTLYGNYRIVDMLSGEQLPRIC